The Thermoanaerobaculales bacterium genome segment TTCGCTGACTCTAGCCCAGCTGCACCGCGTCATCCAGCTATCGATGGGCTGGACGAACTCACACCTCCACCAGTTCGAGATCGGCGGCGAGCGCTACACGGAGTTCAGCGAGGACATCGAGGCAGGGGCCCTGGACTCGACGTCATTCACCCTCCAGGATGTCGGACTTCGGCGCGGGGGCAAGGCGCTGAGGTACAACTATGACTTCGGCGACAACTGGCTCCACGACGTCGTCGTCGAGTCCGAGCTGACGGCAGGCCCGACCGTAAACCTGCCCCGCTGCCTTGGCGGAAGGCGTGCCTGTCCCCCGGAGGACTGCGGTGGAGTGCATGGTTACCGCCGTCTCCTTGCGGCGGTATCCGATCCTCGGCATCCGGAGCACGATGACATGATGAGGTGGGTCGGCCCTGACTTCGATCCGGCGGCGTTCGACGCGGAGGAGGTCAACCTCGTGCTCC includes the following:
- a CDS encoding plasmid pRiA4b ORF-3 family protein produces the protein MSGKRALQLKISLVGSRPPVWRRVLVPDSLTLAQLHRVIQLSMGWTNSHLHQFEIGGERYTEFSEDIEAGALDSTSFTLQDVGLRRGGKALRYNYDFGDNWLHDVVVESELTAGPTVNLPRCLGGRRACPPEDCGGVHGYRRLLAAVSDPRHPEHDDMMRWVGPDFDPAAFDAEEVNLVLQRAFRSR